GATGTCGTCCGCTGGGTCTCATCAAATTCTCTCGTCGGGGCATGAAAACGTCTGCCTATTGTACACCGCCAGTGGGCTGGACGAGGCGCTCGTTCATCGCCCTCGAGCATCGGGTACACTGACGCCCTCACCCAATCGTCAGGAGTGACCATGGTTCGCAGCATGACCGCCTTTGCCCGCCAGACGCTCGATGCCGAGTGGGGCAGCCTTGCCATCGAGCTGCGCAGCGTCAATCAGCGCTATCTCGATCTGCACTTTCGCCTGCCGGATAGCCTGCGCGAGCTGGAAGCGCCCCTGCGTGAGCGGCTGCGTGGCACGCTCTCTCGCGGCAAGGTGGAGTGCACGCTACGCCTGACCCTGAGCGAGCAGCAGCACGATCTTTCCATCGATCACGAAGGGCTCGAACGGCTGGTCACCGCACTCACCGAGGTACGCCGGATCGCCCCGGAAGCCGCCATGCCGAGCGCGCTGGCGCTGCTCGATCACCCTGGCGTTTCCCGTGCCAGTGGACCGGACGGCGATACCCTGCGTGAGGCAGCACTCAAGCTGTTCGATGAGACGCTCCATGATCTCGACGATGGCCGTGCTCGCGAAGGCGAACGTCTCGCCGAGCTGATCCGCGAGCGCCTCACCGGCATCCGCGAACAGGTCACCGAAGTACGCGCTCATCTGCCCGAGGTACTCGAGCGCCAGCGCAATCAGATCCTCGAACGGTTGGAGAGCGTGAAGGCCGAGCTCGACCCGGCGCGGCTGGAAGCGGAGATGGCGTTGATCGCACAGAAATCGGATGTCGCCGAGGAGCTCGATCGTCTGGACACACACGTTGGGGAAGTCGAGCGTCAGCTCCGACAAAAGGGCCCGATCGGCCGGCGG
This DNA window, taken from Kushneria phosphatilytica, encodes the following:
- a CDS encoding YicC/YloC family endoribonuclease, with the translated sequence MVRSMTAFARQTLDAEWGSLAIELRSVNQRYLDLHFRLPDSLRELEAPLRERLRGTLSRGKVECTLRLTLSEQQHDLSIDHEGLERLVTALTEVRRIAPEAAMPSALALLDHPGVSRASGPDGDTLREAALKLFDETLHDLDDGRAREGERLAELIRERLTGIREQVTEVRAHLPEVLERQRNQILERLESVKAELDPARLEAEMALIAQKSDVAEELDRLDTHVGEVERQLRQKGPIGRRLDFLMQELNREANTLSSKAVVTDTTRCAVELKVLIEQMREQIQNIE